CTTTATTATGGAATCgcattataatttctttaccAACATTAAAGTAATTGTATAcgaataacatacatataataagtTGTGGTGaggtatatatagtatttggaGAATATCAAAAGAGAAGAGTGGGCAGTAAGGTGCAGTAGTGTTAAGCCTCTGGGGTGACGCTTCCCAAGAATGTGATGTTTGCACTTCAGCTCCGATCAGCGCTCATAGCTGCCGATGAAGGTCTGGCACGAGGGGCAATAGTGGTCGGTGTTGCGAGCACACTCTGTGCAGTAGAGAAACGGAGCACAGAtccagcagctgcaacaaaagaaagagaacaaaaatatGATTCCAAGAGCAAAGAGCAAGAGCGTGAAAGATGCTtacaagcagcagcacatgAGAAGCGCAATCAAATGCGTTTTGTTCGTGGCCTTTGGCTCAGTGCGAGTTGTCACCTGTTGCCGGCAATTGGGGCAGACAACATTTGCCGGAGTTGGGCCAACGGGAGAggacattgttgttgcagctgtttgtgttgtgaaaaatacatttagtttcagtttgtgttgtgtgcatTTATCGATTGACCTTGGATAGTGATTCCCACTGCTTTGCGTGTTTAATCTGAAGCAAAAAATCAGCTTTCATGCATTTCCCATGTCACCGAAAAGCTAATTGCATACTGTATATACATAAACCCATTTTTAGCTTCGAAGTGGAGTACAGTATTCTGCTAATTGgttggcatgtggcaagcaaattaaattcaataatttcaatagGTCTCCTCCGCACTTCTGAGGCGCCTCTGACATCATCCATCTGTCCAGTCAGCCATCTATCCAACCACCCCTGACGCCTATCTATCTGTCTTTCTATCTGCCTCGCTCTCAgtgtgagagtgagtgagtaTGTCGGTCGGCTAGAAGTGAAAGTGTTTGCCACATGGCTACGCGTTTTGAGTCTACAACACTAGATGATGTCGTCATGCTTTTTTGGCTCGCCAGCGCGATTCGCACACCCAAATAATACAGCTAGAGCCAAACAATGGCGCATCACAATTCTCGGCTAGCGCAAAGCTTATATTAACACAAACCAGTTGTCCGCATTTTGCTCGGGTTGCTAAGCTGAAGGGAGTGTTTCATGATAATCAATGAGGCGCCACTCGTTGGAGGACGTCACCTCTTTTAGGACCATGCTAATGTGCTGAAGTAACGCTCAACTTTTGGGCGTTGTCCTTTACCCAAATATCTAAATTCGTATAATAAACAAACGCTGTCATATCTAAGTGAATGAATTATTGGCGCCAAGTCCATTGAATCTACATAATTAGCGCAATCGCTTTATGCTAATTCTAATTCAAAAGGTCAACTATTCTTTGAACTTATTCACTCGAATATCATTtatcatatacatattaaattctattaatCATACATAAAGCTCCTTGATCGATGAAATACAGAACCCGAAATTTTTTGCGACAGCcaacttttttatttggaaataacaacaaaaaaacttgTTCCTCATTTTTGTAAGcaaaattctatttatatattatgaaatatatataaattaataaaaaatgttccCTCTCAAAAAACTTTTGAACATCGAGtatcaaaacaacaaaacgtttttttttaattattttccttttttttattttttttggtagcaTTTTGCACACACGCAAAAAAGATATTTCcctaacaaaatttatttatttataaaacactTTGGGACTCACATTTTAGAAATTCAGTTTTTCTATATCAAAGGATAGGCGACACGACTTGTTGCGCGTTCTGGAATCGAAAACGTTCTGATAAGTTTACTTTCGCGTCGCATCAAGGAAAACCGATGCGCACTCAGCGCGCACAGTGGTACAACGTGTATTTGCAACTGAGTTTGTGTTACACATTCGTAAGttaattgaatattcaaaAAGTTATGACAGTGAAGTTTACTTCCATTGTAATCAATTGTTATATGCAATTGTGTACAAAATCAATAACTAATGGCATTAGTTAATTGTGTTTGCCTAATGACAATTGTCGGTGGATAACTGTGCGTCGGCAACCTAGAAGTAACGGCAAATACGCAACGCGAAGCAAATGATTAGCAACAATGTTGCTAAAGTGCTGCTGAGACTCAGCTTATGAAACTTAGCAACACACttagcaacattttaattagagaacatatttatgaaaaagCACGTGTGTATAACTGTTCATATAGTTTTCTCTATAGGTATGAAgagtttaattattataaaaatacagtTGTCATTATTGCGTAAAGTGAcgattaaatttcaattacaaatatacaaaattcaaattatttgattgcatttaattaaagagaattttaaaattaattttctaattaaatgttgattgtaatttattttttttattggtgcTAAGCTGATAAATATTGCGACCTATTGTACATCTGCGTTTTACTGCAAGTTTTCAGTATTAACGAAAGATcgtagaatatttttattaaaccGTTAAGTCATGTCATTTAGCAAAAGTTACGCGATTTCAACTGAAccttttttcttaaattaaaagaaattcagCAAATAAACTGGAATTAACA
This is a stretch of genomic DNA from Drosophila albomicans strain 15112-1751.03 chromosome 3, ASM965048v2, whole genome shotgun sequence. It encodes these proteins:
- the LOC117571967 gene encoding lipopolysaccharide-induced tumor necrosis factor-alpha factor homolog; protein product: MSSPVGPTPANVVCPNCRQQVTTRTEPKATNKTHLIALLMCCCFCWICAPFLYCTECARNTDHYCPSCQTFIGSYER